One window from the genome of Macaca fascicularis isolate 582-1 chromosome 7, T2T-MFA8v1.1 encodes:
- the PLEKHG3 gene encoding pleckstrin homology domain-containing family G member 3 isoform X10 has product MPVSTSLHQDGSQERPVSLTSTTSSSGSSRDSRSAMEEPSGSEAPSENGAGSPRDRHLPNSNNNSSSWLNVKGPLSPFNSRAAAGSAHHKLSYLGRVVREIVETERMYVQDLRSIVEDYLLKIIDTPGLLKPEQVSALFGNIENIYALNSQLLRDLDSCNSDPVAVASCFVERSQEFDIYTQYCNNYPNSVAALTECMRDKQQAKFFRDRQELLQHSLPLGSYLLKPVQRILKYHLLLQEIAKHFDEEEDGFEVVEDAIDTMTCVAWYINDMKRRHEHAVRLQEIQSLLINWKGPDLTTYGELVLEGTFRVHRVRNERTFFLFDKTLLITKKRGDHFVYKGNIPCSSLMLIESTRDSLCFTVTHYKHSKQQYSIQAKTVEEKRNWTHHIKRLILENHHATIPQKAKEAILEMDSYYPNRYRYSPERLKKAWSSQDEVSTHVRQGRRQSEPGHSPYSRATLPSGQRGFMVPGLKGRRKSGVTSAFRLGCCEGLGSGCS; this is encoded by the exons ATGCCCGTGtccacctccctccaccaggATGGCAGCCAGGAGCGGCCGGTGAGCCTGACCTCTACCACCTCCTCGTCGGGCTCCTCCCGTGACAGTCGCAGTGCCATGGAGGAGCCCAGCGGCTCCGAGGCTCCCTCTGAGAATGGGGCAGGCTCCCCAAGAGACCGGCATCTCCCCAATAGCAACAACAACTCCAGCAGCTGGTTGAACGTGAAGGGGCCCCTCTCCCCATTCAACAGCCGGGCGGCGGCGGGGTCTGCGCACCACAAGCTCAGCTACCTGGGCCGAGTGGTGCGGGAGATCGTGGAGACAGAGCGCATGTATGTGCAGGACCTGCGCAGCATCGTGGAG GACTACCTCTTGAAGATCATCGACACGCCCGGGCTGCTGAAGCCAGAACAGGTCAGCGCCCTCTTTGGGAACATAGAAAACATCTACGCACTGAACAG CCAGCTCCTCAGAGACCTGGACAGCTGCAATAGTGACCCCGTGGCTGTGGCCAGCTGCTTTGTGGAAAGG AGCCAAGAGTTTGATATCTACACCCAGTATTGCAACAATTACCCCAA CTCCGTGGCCGCCCTGACGGAATGCATGAGGGACAAGCAGCAGGCCAAGTTCTTTCGGGACCGGCAGGAGCTGCTGCAGCACTCACTGCCCTTGGGCTCCTACCTGCTGAAGCCGGTCCAGCGCATCCTCAAGTACCACCTGCTGCTGCAG GAAATTGCCAAGCATTTTGATGAAGAAGAGGATGGCTTTGAGGTGGTGGAGGATGCCATTGACACCATGACCTGTGTGGCCTGGTACATCAACGACATGAAAAGGAGGCATGAGCATGCAGTCCGGCTCCAG gagATTCAGTCACTTCTCATCAACTGGAAGGGGCCCGACCTGACCACCTACGGGGAGCTTGTCCTGGAGGGCACGTTCCGCGTGCATCGAGTGCGCAATGAAAGGACCTTTTTCCTCTTTGACAAAACACTGCTTATCACCAAGAAGCGGGGCGATCACTTTGTCTACAAGGGCAACATCCCG TGCTCCTCCCTGATGCTGATCGAAAGCACCAGAGACTCCCTATGCTTCACTGTCACCCACTACAAGCACAGCAAGCAGCAGTACAGCATCCAG GCCAAGACAGTGGAGGAGAAACGGAACTGGACTCACCACATCAAGAGGCTCATCCTAGAGAACCACCATGCCACCATTCCCCAGAAG GCCAAGGAAGCCATCTTGGAAATGGATTCCTATT ATCCCAATCGGTACCGCTACAGCCCAGAGCGGCTGAAGAAGGCTTGGTCCTCCCAGGATGAGGTGTCCACCCATGTGCGCCAGGGGCGCCGGCAGTCTG AGCCTGGTCACTCTCCGTACAGCCGGGCAACTCTCCCCAGCGGGCAGCGAGGCTTCATGGTGCCAGGCCTTAAGGGCCGTAGAAAGTCGGGTGTGACCTCTGCTTTCCGGCTGGGGTGCTGTGAGGGGCTTGGCAGTGGGTGTAGCTGA
- the PLEKHG3 gene encoding pleckstrin homology domain-containing family G member 3 isoform X9, which yields MGKGRRESEGSRSSRRPSGPSPTSAEKRMSFESVSSLPEVEPDPEAGSEQEVFAAVEGPSAEEMPSDTESAEVLETPLDAHQGLLGMDPPGDMVGFVAAESTEDLKALSSEEEEEMGGAAQEPESLLPPSVLDQASVIAERFVSSFSRRSSVAQEDSKSSGFGSPRLVSRSSSVLSLEGSEKGLARRGSATDSLSCQLSPEVDISVGGATEDSPSVNGMESPSPGCPVEPDWSSCKKKESALSTRDRLLLDKIKSYYENAEHHDAGFSVRRRESLSYIPKGLVRNSVSRFNSLPRPDPEPVPPVGRKRQVGSRPTSWALFELPGPSQAGKGDPPPISDAEFRPSSEIVKIWEGMESSRGSPGKGPSQGQANGFDLHEPLFILEEHELGAITEESATASPESSSPTEGRSPAHLARELKELVKELSSSTQGELVVPLHPRIVQLSHVMDSHVSERVKNKVYQLARQYSLRIKSNKPVMARPPLQWEKAAPERNGKSPTVPCLQEEAGEPLGGKGKRKPVLSLFDYEQLMAQEHSPPKPSSARETSPQRFSFNPSAVSQRTTSPGGRLSARSPRSPTETFSWPDVRELCSKYASRDEARRAGGGGPCGPPVNRSHSVPENMVEPPLSARVGRCRSLSTKRGRGGGEAARSPGPLPQSKQDGGETLYVTADLTLEDNRRVIVMEKGPLPGPTAGLEESSGQGPSSPRALLGQGQDFQQSAECRLKEEGPRDPADPSQQGRVRNLREKFQALNSVG from the exons ATG GGAAAGGGGCGCAGGGAGTCTGAAGGCTCCAGGAGCAGCAGAAGGCCCAGTGGTCCGTCTCCAACCAGTGCTGAGAAGCGCATGAGCTTCGAGTCCGTTTCTTCCCTGCCAGAG GTTGAGCCGGACCCTGAGGCTGGGAGTGAGCAAGAGGTATTTGCTGCTGTGGAAGGGCCCAGTGCCGAGGAGATGCCCTCAGACACAGAATCTGCAGAAGTCCTGGAGACACCGCTTGACGCCCACCAGGGGCTTCTGGGGATGGATCCCCCGGGTGACATGGTGGGCTTCGTGGCGGCTGAGAGCACTGAGGACCTTAAGGCCCTGAGcagtgaggaggaagaagaaatgggGGGTGCCGCCCAGGAGCCTGAAAGCCTTCTGCCACCCTCCGTGCTGGACCAGGCCAGTGTCATTGCGGAGCGGTTTGTTAGCAGCTTCTCTCGGCGGAGCAGCGTGGCACAGGAGGACAGCAAGTCCAGTGGCTTTGGGAGCCCACGGCTGGTCAGCCGGAGCAGCAGCGTGCTcagcctggagggcagtgagAAGGGCCTGGCGCGGCGTGGCAGTGCCACAGACTCCCTCAGCTGTCAGCTCTCCCCAGAAGTGGACATCAGTGTGGGGGGGGCCACAGAGGACAGCCCTTCTGTCAATGGGATGGAGTCCCCAAGCCCAGGCTGCCCAGTGGAGCCCGACTGGTCTTCCTGCAAGAAGAAGGAATCAGCGCTCTCCACCCGAGACCGGCTGTTGCTAGACAAGATTAAGAGCTATTATGAAAATGCAGAACACCACGATGCGGGCTTCAGTGTCCGTCGCCGGGAGAGCCTCTCCTACATCCCCAAAGGACTGGTAAGAAACTCCGTCTCCAGATTCAACAGCCTTCCTCGGCCAGACCCAGAGCCAGTACCTCCAGTGGGGCGCAAGAGACAGGTGGGCTCCCGGCCGACTTCGTGGGCCCTGTTTGAGCTCCCAGGACCAAGCCAGGCAGGCAAAGGGGACCCACCTCCCATCTCAGATGCTGAGTTCCGCCCATCATCAGAAATTGTGAAGATCTGGGAGGGAATGGAGTCTTCTAGGGGGAGCCCTGGGAAGGGGCCCAGCCAGGGCCAGGCCAATGGCTTTGACCTGCATGAGCCACTCTTCATCCTGGAGGAGCATGAGCTGGGAGCCATCACGGAGGAGTCAGCCACTGCCTCTCCGGAAAGTTCCTCTCCCACTGAGGGGCGCAGCCCAGCCCACCTGGCCCGGGAGCTGAAAGAGCTGGTGAAGGAGCTGAGCAGCAGTACCCAGGGGGAGCTGGTGGTCCCACTGCACCCCCGCATCGTGCAGCTCTCCCATGTAATGGACAGCCACGTGAGCGAGCGCGTCAAGAACAAGGTCTACCAGCTGGCCCGCCAGTACAGCCTCCGAATCAAGAGCAACAAGCCAGTGATGGCCAGGCCACCACTGCAGTGGGAAAAGGCGGCCCCTGAGAGGAACGGGAAGAGCCCCACTGTGCCCTGTCTACAGGAAGAGGCTGGAGAGCCATTAGGTGGCAAAG GTAAGAGGAAGCCAGTGCTGTCTCTCTTCGACTACGAGCAGCTGATGGCCCAGGAGCACAGCCCTCCCAAGCCCTCCTCGGCTAGGGAGACATCGCCACAGCGTTTCTCCTTCAACCCGTCTGCTGTCAGCCAGAGGACCACCTCGCCTGGGGGCCGGCTCTCTGCCCGGAGCCCCCGCAGCCCCACGGAGACCTTCAGCTGGCCTGACGTCCGAGAGCTCTGCTCCAAGTACGCCTCCCGCGATGAGGCACGCCGAGCAGGGGGTGGCGGGCCCTGTGGCCCACCCGTCAACAGGAGCCACTCGGTGCCGGAGAACATGGTGGAGCCGCCTCTGTCGGCCAGGGTGGGCCGCTGCCGCAGCCTGAGCACCAAGAGGGGCCGGGGAGGCGGAGAGGCTGCCCGATCCCCTGGGCCTCTGCCCCAGAGCAAGCAGGACGGAGGCGAGACCCTGTATGTCACTGCAGACCTCACCCTTGAGGACAACCGGCGGGTGATTGTCATGGAGAAGGGACCCCTTCCCGGCCCCACGGCGGGGCTAGAGGAGAGCAGTGGTCAGGGACCAAGCTCGCCGCGGGCCCtgctggggcagggccaggacttCCAGCAGTCTGCAGAGTGTCGGCTGAAGGAAGAGGGTCCCAGGGACCCGGCAGACCCGAGCCAGCAGGGTAGAGTGAGAAACCTCAGAGAGAAGTTCCAGGCCTTGAACTCTGTTGGTTGA
- the PLEKHG3 gene encoding pleckstrin homology domain-containing family G member 3 isoform X2, with protein MPVSTSLHQDGSQERPVSLTSTTSSSGSSRDSRSAMEEPSGSEAPSENGAGSPRDRHLPNSNNNSSSWLNVKGPLSPFNSRAAAGSAHHKLSYLGRVVREIVETERMYVQDLRSIVEDYLLKIIDTPGLLKPEQVSALFGNIENIYALNSQLLRDLDSCNSDPVAVASCFVERSQEFDIYTQYCNNYPNSVAALTECMRDKQQAKFFRDRQELLQHSLPLGSYLLKPVQRILKYHLLLQEIAKHFDEEEDGFEVVEDAIDTMTCVAWYINDMKRRHEHAVRLQEIQSLLINWKGPDLTTYGELVLEGTFRVHRVRNERTFFLFDKTLLITKKRGDHFVYKGNIPCSSLMLIESTRDSLCFTVTHYKHSKQQYSIQAKTVEEKRNWTHHIKRLILENHHATIPQKAKEAILEMDSYYPNRYRYSPERLKKAWSSQDEVSTHVRQGRRQSEPTKHLLRQLNEKARAAGMKHAGSAGTLLDFGQPSRARGLQPEAEGAAQEEEEEEEEVVEEEEEEEEEQAFQVSLEDLTGHEGNEKGAGPKPPGSEEEEEEQEESLAVAEQGKGRRESEGSRSSRRPSGPSPTSAEKRMSFESVSSLPEVEPDPEAGSEQEVFAAVEGPSAEEMPSDTESAEVLETPLDAHQGLLGMDPPGDMVGFVAAESTEDLKALSSEEEEEMGGAAQEPESLLPPSVLDQASVIAERFVSSFSRRSSVAQEDSKSSGFGSPRLVSRSSSVLSLEGSEKGLARRGSATDSLSCQLSPEVDISVGGATEDSPSVNGMESPSPGCPVEPDWSSCKKKESALSTRDRLLLDKIKSYYENAEHHDAGFSVRRRESLSYIPKGLVRNSVSRFNSLPRPDPEPVPPVGRKRQVGSRPTSWALFELPGPSQAGKGDPPPISDAEFRPSSEIVKIWEGMESSRGSPGKGPSQGQANGFDLHEPLFILEEHELGAITEESATASPESSSPTEGRSPAHLARELKELVKELSSSTQGELVVPLHPRIVQLSHVMDSHVSERVKNKVYQLARQYSLRIKSNKPVMARPPLQWEKAAPERNGKSPTVPCLQEEAGEPLGGKGKRKPVLSLFDYEQLMAQEHSPPKPSSARETSPQRFSFNPSAVSQRTTSPGGRLSARSPRSPTETFSWPDVRELCSKYASRDEARRAGGGGPCGPPVNRSHSVPENMVEPPLSARVGRCRSLSTKRGRGGGEAARSPGPLPQSKQDGGETLYVTADLTLEDNRRVIVMEKGPLPGPTAGLEESSGQGPSSPRALLGQGQDFQQSAECRLKEEGPRDPADPSQQGRVRNLREKFQALNSVG; from the exons ATGCCCGTGtccacctccctccaccaggATGGCAGCCAGGAGCGGCCGGTGAGCCTGACCTCTACCACCTCCTCGTCGGGCTCCTCCCGTGACAGTCGCAGTGCCATGGAGGAGCCCAGCGGCTCCGAGGCTCCCTCTGAGAATGGGGCAGGCTCCCCAAGAGACCGGCATCTCCCCAATAGCAACAACAACTCCAGCAGCTGGTTGAACGTGAAGGGGCCCCTCTCCCCATTCAACAGCCGGGCGGCGGCGGGGTCTGCGCACCACAAGCTCAGCTACCTGGGCCGAGTGGTGCGGGAGATCGTGGAGACAGAGCGCATGTATGTGCAGGACCTGCGCAGCATCGTGGAG GACTACCTCTTGAAGATCATCGACACGCCCGGGCTGCTGAAGCCAGAACAGGTCAGCGCCCTCTTTGGGAACATAGAAAACATCTACGCACTGAACAG CCAGCTCCTCAGAGACCTGGACAGCTGCAATAGTGACCCCGTGGCTGTGGCCAGCTGCTTTGTGGAAAGG AGCCAAGAGTTTGATATCTACACCCAGTATTGCAACAATTACCCCAA CTCCGTGGCCGCCCTGACGGAATGCATGAGGGACAAGCAGCAGGCCAAGTTCTTTCGGGACCGGCAGGAGCTGCTGCAGCACTCACTGCCCTTGGGCTCCTACCTGCTGAAGCCGGTCCAGCGCATCCTCAAGTACCACCTGCTGCTGCAG GAAATTGCCAAGCATTTTGATGAAGAAGAGGATGGCTTTGAGGTGGTGGAGGATGCCATTGACACCATGACCTGTGTGGCCTGGTACATCAACGACATGAAAAGGAGGCATGAGCATGCAGTCCGGCTCCAG gagATTCAGTCACTTCTCATCAACTGGAAGGGGCCCGACCTGACCACCTACGGGGAGCTTGTCCTGGAGGGCACGTTCCGCGTGCATCGAGTGCGCAATGAAAGGACCTTTTTCCTCTTTGACAAAACACTGCTTATCACCAAGAAGCGGGGCGATCACTTTGTCTACAAGGGCAACATCCCG TGCTCCTCCCTGATGCTGATCGAAAGCACCAGAGACTCCCTATGCTTCACTGTCACCCACTACAAGCACAGCAAGCAGCAGTACAGCATCCAG GCCAAGACAGTGGAGGAGAAACGGAACTGGACTCACCACATCAAGAGGCTCATCCTAGAGAACCACCATGCCACCATTCCCCAGAAG GCCAAGGAAGCCATCTTGGAAATGGATTCCTATT ATCCCAATCGGTACCGCTACAGCCCAGAGCGGCTGAAGAAGGCTTGGTCCTCCCAGGATGAGGTGTCCACCCATGTGCGCCAGGGGCGCCGGCAGTCTG AGCCAACCAAACACCTGCTCAGGCAACTCAACGAGAAAG CCCGAGCAGCAGGAATGAAG CATGCAGGCAGTGCTGGCACCCTCCTGGACTTTGGGCAGCCCTCTCGTGCTCGGGGCCTGCAGCCAGAGGCTGAAGGGGCtgcccaggaggaggaagaggaagaggaggaggtggtggaggaggaggaggaggaggaggaagagcaggccTTTCAGGTCTCTCTGGAGGACCTGACAGGGCATGAAGGCAACGAGAAAGGGGCTGGGCCGAAGCCCCCAGgctcagaggaggaggaggaggagcaggaggagagccTGGCGGTGGCGGAGCAG GGAAAGGGGCGCAGGGAGTCTGAAGGCTCCAGGAGCAGCAGAAGGCCCAGTGGTCCGTCTCCAACCAGTGCTGAGAAGCGCATGAGCTTCGAGTCCGTTTCTTCCCTGCCAGAG GTTGAGCCGGACCCTGAGGCTGGGAGTGAGCAAGAGGTATTTGCTGCTGTGGAAGGGCCCAGTGCCGAGGAGATGCCCTCAGACACAGAATCTGCAGAAGTCCTGGAGACACCGCTTGACGCCCACCAGGGGCTTCTGGGGATGGATCCCCCGGGTGACATGGTGGGCTTCGTGGCGGCTGAGAGCACTGAGGACCTTAAGGCCCTGAGcagtgaggaggaagaagaaatgggGGGTGCCGCCCAGGAGCCTGAAAGCCTTCTGCCACCCTCCGTGCTGGACCAGGCCAGTGTCATTGCGGAGCGGTTTGTTAGCAGCTTCTCTCGGCGGAGCAGCGTGGCACAGGAGGACAGCAAGTCCAGTGGCTTTGGGAGCCCACGGCTGGTCAGCCGGAGCAGCAGCGTGCTcagcctggagggcagtgagAAGGGCCTGGCGCGGCGTGGCAGTGCCACAGACTCCCTCAGCTGTCAGCTCTCCCCAGAAGTGGACATCAGTGTGGGGGGGGCCACAGAGGACAGCCCTTCTGTCAATGGGATGGAGTCCCCAAGCCCAGGCTGCCCAGTGGAGCCCGACTGGTCTTCCTGCAAGAAGAAGGAATCAGCGCTCTCCACCCGAGACCGGCTGTTGCTAGACAAGATTAAGAGCTATTATGAAAATGCAGAACACCACGATGCGGGCTTCAGTGTCCGTCGCCGGGAGAGCCTCTCCTACATCCCCAAAGGACTGGTAAGAAACTCCGTCTCCAGATTCAACAGCCTTCCTCGGCCAGACCCAGAGCCAGTACCTCCAGTGGGGCGCAAGAGACAGGTGGGCTCCCGGCCGACTTCGTGGGCCCTGTTTGAGCTCCCAGGACCAAGCCAGGCAGGCAAAGGGGACCCACCTCCCATCTCAGATGCTGAGTTCCGCCCATCATCAGAAATTGTGAAGATCTGGGAGGGAATGGAGTCTTCTAGGGGGAGCCCTGGGAAGGGGCCCAGCCAGGGCCAGGCCAATGGCTTTGACCTGCATGAGCCACTCTTCATCCTGGAGGAGCATGAGCTGGGAGCCATCACGGAGGAGTCAGCCACTGCCTCTCCGGAAAGTTCCTCTCCCACTGAGGGGCGCAGCCCAGCCCACCTGGCCCGGGAGCTGAAAGAGCTGGTGAAGGAGCTGAGCAGCAGTACCCAGGGGGAGCTGGTGGTCCCACTGCACCCCCGCATCGTGCAGCTCTCCCATGTAATGGACAGCCACGTGAGCGAGCGCGTCAAGAACAAGGTCTACCAGCTGGCCCGCCAGTACAGCCTCCGAATCAAGAGCAACAAGCCAGTGATGGCCAGGCCACCACTGCAGTGGGAAAAGGCGGCCCCTGAGAGGAACGGGAAGAGCCCCACTGTGCCCTGTCTACAGGAAGAGGCTGGAGAGCCATTAGGTGGCAAAG GTAAGAGGAAGCCAGTGCTGTCTCTCTTCGACTACGAGCAGCTGATGGCCCAGGAGCACAGCCCTCCCAAGCCCTCCTCGGCTAGGGAGACATCGCCACAGCGTTTCTCCTTCAACCCGTCTGCTGTCAGCCAGAGGACCACCTCGCCTGGGGGCCGGCTCTCTGCCCGGAGCCCCCGCAGCCCCACGGAGACCTTCAGCTGGCCTGACGTCCGAGAGCTCTGCTCCAAGTACGCCTCCCGCGATGAGGCACGCCGAGCAGGGGGTGGCGGGCCCTGTGGCCCACCCGTCAACAGGAGCCACTCGGTGCCGGAGAACATGGTGGAGCCGCCTCTGTCGGCCAGGGTGGGCCGCTGCCGCAGCCTGAGCACCAAGAGGGGCCGGGGAGGCGGAGAGGCTGCCCGATCCCCTGGGCCTCTGCCCCAGAGCAAGCAGGACGGAGGCGAGACCCTGTATGTCACTGCAGACCTCACCCTTGAGGACAACCGGCGGGTGATTGTCATGGAGAAGGGACCCCTTCCCGGCCCCACGGCGGGGCTAGAGGAGAGCAGTGGTCAGGGACCAAGCTCGCCGCGGGCCCtgctggggcagggccaggacttCCAGCAGTCTGCAGAGTGTCGGCTGAAGGAAGAGGGTCCCAGGGACCCGGCAGACCCGAGCCAGCAGGGTAGAGTGAGAAACCTCAGAGAGAAGTTCCAGGCCTTGAACTCTGTTGGTTGA
- the PLEKHG3 gene encoding pleckstrin homology domain-containing family G member 3 isoform X8 — translation MLHCHPLQAQQAAVQHPGQDSGGETELDSPHQEAHPREPPCHHSPEDPNRYRYSPERLKKAWSSQDEVSTHVRQGRRQSEPTKHLLRQLNEKARAAGMKHAGSAGTLLDFGQPSRARGLQPEAEGAAQEEEEEEEEVVEEEEEEEEEQAFQVSLEDLTGHEGNEKGAGPKPPGSEEEEEEQEESLAVAEQVADFASSLLAALHCWHYRANALLFSRGAMGKGRRESEGSRSSRRPSGPSPTSAEKRMSFESVSSLPEVEPDPEAGSEQEVFAAVEGPSAEEMPSDTESAEVLETPLDAHQGLLGMDPPGDMVGFVAAESTEDLKALSSEEEEEMGGAAQEPESLLPPSVLDQASVIAERFVSSFSRRSSVAQEDSKSSGFGSPRLVSRSSSVLSLEGSEKGLARRGSATDSLSCQLSPEVDISVGGATEDSPSVNGMESPSPGCPVEPDWSSCKKKESALSTRDRLLLDKIKSYYENAEHHDAGFSVRRRESLSYIPKGLVRNSVSRFNSLPRPDPEPVPPVGRKRQVGSRPTSWALFELPGPSQAGKGDPPPISDAEFRPSSEIVKIWEGMESSRGSPGKGPSQGQANGFDLHEPLFILEEHELGAITEESATASPESSSPTEGRSPAHLARELKELVKELSSSTQGELVVPLHPRIVQLSHVMDSHVSERVKNKVYQLARQYSLRIKSNKPVMARPPLQWEKAAPERNGKSPTVPCLQEEAGEPLGGKGKRKPVLSLFDYEQLMAQEHSPPKPSSARETSPQRFSFNPSAVSQRTTSPGGRLSARSPRSPTETFSWPDVRELCSKYASRDEARRAGGGGPCGPPVNRSHSVPENMVEPPLSARVGRCRSLSTKRGRGGGEAARSPGPLPQSKQDGGETLYVTADLTLEDNRRVIVMEKGPLPGPTAGLEESSGQGPSSPRALLGQGQDFQQSAECRLKEEGPRDPADPSQQGRVRNLREKFQALNSVG, via the exons ATGCTTCACTGTCACCCACTACAAGCACAGCAAGCAGCAGTACAGCATCCAG GCCAAGACAGTGGAGGAGAAACGGAACTGGACTCACCACATCAAGAGGCTCATCCTAGAGAACCACCATGCCACCATTCCCCAGAAG ATCCCAATCGGTACCGCTACAGCCCAGAGCGGCTGAAGAAGGCTTGGTCCTCCCAGGATGAGGTGTCCACCCATGTGCGCCAGGGGCGCCGGCAGTCTG AGCCAACCAAACACCTGCTCAGGCAACTCAACGAGAAAG CCCGAGCAGCAGGAATGAAG CATGCAGGCAGTGCTGGCACCCTCCTGGACTTTGGGCAGCCCTCTCGTGCTCGGGGCCTGCAGCCAGAGGCTGAAGGGGCtgcccaggaggaggaagaggaagaggaggaggtggtggaggaggaggaggaggaggaggaagagcaggccTTTCAGGTCTCTCTGGAGGACCTGACAGGGCATGAAGGCAACGAGAAAGGGGCTGGGCCGAAGCCCCCAGgctcagaggaggaggaggaggagcaggaggagagccTGGCGGTGGCGGAGCAGGTAGCTGACTTTGCCAGCTCCCTGCTGGCCGCCCTCCACTGCTGGCACTATCGGGCCAACGCTTTACTTTTCTCCCGGGGCGCTATG GGAAAGGGGCGCAGGGAGTCTGAAGGCTCCAGGAGCAGCAGAAGGCCCAGTGGTCCGTCTCCAACCAGTGCTGAGAAGCGCATGAGCTTCGAGTCCGTTTCTTCCCTGCCAGAG GTTGAGCCGGACCCTGAGGCTGGGAGTGAGCAAGAGGTATTTGCTGCTGTGGAAGGGCCCAGTGCCGAGGAGATGCCCTCAGACACAGAATCTGCAGAAGTCCTGGAGACACCGCTTGACGCCCACCAGGGGCTTCTGGGGATGGATCCCCCGGGTGACATGGTGGGCTTCGTGGCGGCTGAGAGCACTGAGGACCTTAAGGCCCTGAGcagtgaggaggaagaagaaatgggGGGTGCCGCCCAGGAGCCTGAAAGCCTTCTGCCACCCTCCGTGCTGGACCAGGCCAGTGTCATTGCGGAGCGGTTTGTTAGCAGCTTCTCTCGGCGGAGCAGCGTGGCACAGGAGGACAGCAAGTCCAGTGGCTTTGGGAGCCCACGGCTGGTCAGCCGGAGCAGCAGCGTGCTcagcctggagggcagtgagAAGGGCCTGGCGCGGCGTGGCAGTGCCACAGACTCCCTCAGCTGTCAGCTCTCCCCAGAAGTGGACATCAGTGTGGGGGGGGCCACAGAGGACAGCCCTTCTGTCAATGGGATGGAGTCCCCAAGCCCAGGCTGCCCAGTGGAGCCCGACTGGTCTTCCTGCAAGAAGAAGGAATCAGCGCTCTCCACCCGAGACCGGCTGTTGCTAGACAAGATTAAGAGCTATTATGAAAATGCAGAACACCACGATGCGGGCTTCAGTGTCCGTCGCCGGGAGAGCCTCTCCTACATCCCCAAAGGACTGGTAAGAAACTCCGTCTCCAGATTCAACAGCCTTCCTCGGCCAGACCCAGAGCCAGTACCTCCAGTGGGGCGCAAGAGACAGGTGGGCTCCCGGCCGACTTCGTGGGCCCTGTTTGAGCTCCCAGGACCAAGCCAGGCAGGCAAAGGGGACCCACCTCCCATCTCAGATGCTGAGTTCCGCCCATCATCAGAAATTGTGAAGATCTGGGAGGGAATGGAGTCTTCTAGGGGGAGCCCTGGGAAGGGGCCCAGCCAGGGCCAGGCCAATGGCTTTGACCTGCATGAGCCACTCTTCATCCTGGAGGAGCATGAGCTGGGAGCCATCACGGAGGAGTCAGCCACTGCCTCTCCGGAAAGTTCCTCTCCCACTGAGGGGCGCAGCCCAGCCCACCTGGCCCGGGAGCTGAAAGAGCTGGTGAAGGAGCTGAGCAGCAGTACCCAGGGGGAGCTGGTGGTCCCACTGCACCCCCGCATCGTGCAGCTCTCCCATGTAATGGACAGCCACGTGAGCGAGCGCGTCAAGAACAAGGTCTACCAGCTGGCCCGCCAGTACAGCCTCCGAATCAAGAGCAACAAGCCAGTGATGGCCAGGCCACCACTGCAGTGGGAAAAGGCGGCCCCTGAGAGGAACGGGAAGAGCCCCACTGTGCCCTGTCTACAGGAAGAGGCTGGAGAGCCATTAGGTGGCAAAG GTAAGAGGAAGCCAGTGCTGTCTCTCTTCGACTACGAGCAGCTGATGGCCCAGGAGCACAGCCCTCCCAAGCCCTCCTCGGCTAGGGAGACATCGCCACAGCGTTTCTCCTTCAACCCGTCTGCTGTCAGCCAGAGGACCACCTCGCCTGGGGGCCGGCTCTCTGCCCGGAGCCCCCGCAGCCCCACGGAGACCTTCAGCTGGCCTGACGTCCGAGAGCTCTGCTCCAAGTACGCCTCCCGCGATGAGGCACGCCGAGCAGGGGGTGGCGGGCCCTGTGGCCCACCCGTCAACAGGAGCCACTCGGTGCCGGAGAACATGGTGGAGCCGCCTCTGTCGGCCAGGGTGGGCCGCTGCCGCAGCCTGAGCACCAAGAGGGGCCGGGGAGGCGGAGAGGCTGCCCGATCCCCTGGGCCTCTGCCCCAGAGCAAGCAGGACGGAGGCGAGACCCTGTATGTCACTGCAGACCTCACCCTTGAGGACAACCGGCGGGTGATTGTCATGGAGAAGGGACCCCTTCCCGGCCCCACGGCGGGGCTAGAGGAGAGCAGTGGTCAGGGACCAAGCTCGCCGCGGGCCCtgctggggcagggccaggacttCCAGCAGTCTGCAGAGTGTCGGCTGAAGGAAGAGGGTCCCAGGGACCCGGCAGACCCGAGCCAGCAGGGTAGAGTGAGAAACCTCAGAGAGAAGTTCCAGGCCTTGAACTCTGTTGGTTGA